Within Massilia litorea, the genomic segment TCTCCACCGGCCTGCTGCAAGGCATGAACCGCGACGAAGTCGAAGCGGTGCTCGGCCATGAGGTGGCGCACATCGCCAACGGCGACATGGTGACACTCACCCTGATCCAGGGCGTGGTGAACACCTTCGTCGTGTTCCTGGCGCGCGTGGTCGGCTTCTTCGTTGACAAGGTGCTGCTGCGCGGGAACGACGACCGCGGTCCCGGCATCGGCTACATGGTCACCGTCTTCGTCTGCGAAATCGTGTTCGGCCTGGTGGCGTCCATCATCGTGGCCTGGTTCTCGCGCCAGCGCGAATTCCGCGCCGACGCGGGTTCGGCGAACCTGCTGGGCAGCGCGGTGCCGATGCAGAACGCGCTGGCCCGCCTGGGCGGCCTGCATCCGGGGGCCTTGCCTTCGTCGATGAGCGCTTCCGGCATTTCCGGCGGCGGTGGCGGCTGGGGTGCGCTGTTCTCGACCCACCCGCCGATGGAAGAACGGATCGCGGCCCTGCAGGCGCTGCGCCAGGGCGGTGCGCGATGAGCCAGTTCTTTCAGATCCATCCCGAGAATCCCCAGAAGCGCCTGATCGCACAGGCGGCGCAGATCATCCGTTCCGGCGGCGTGGTCGCGCTGCCGACCGATTCGGCCTATGCGCTGGTCTGCCAGCTCGACGACAAGGCGGCCGTCGAAAAGCTGCGCCGCGTGCGCGGCATCGACGACAAGCACCACCTGACGATGCTCTGCCGCGACCTGTCGGAAATCGCCCAGTACGCGCGCGTCGACAATGTCCAGTACCGGCTGCTGAAGGCCACCATGCCCGGCCCCTACACCGTCATCCTGGAAGCGACGCGCGAAGTGCCGCGCCGCCTGTCTCACCCTTCGCGCAAGACGATCGGCCTGCGCGTGCCGGAAAACCTGATTACGCTGGCCCTGCTCGAGGAACTGGGCGAGCCGCTGATCGGCACCACCTTGCAACTGCCGGGCGACGAGCACATGCTGTCCGATCCGGACGAGGTGCGCGAGCGCCTGGAAAAGCAGATCGACCTGGTGATCGACGGCGGGGCCGGTACGCTGGAACCGACGACGATCATCGACCTCACCGGTTCCGAACCCGAACTCGTACGCCAGGGCAGGGGCGACCCCGCCGCTTTCGGCCTATAAACAAATCAAAGCAGGCCCGTCCCGCGGAGCCGGCCCGTCGCGCCCGGCTCTGCTAGAATCCTTCCCCTATGGATGAAATCATTCGCAACATCGCAGTCTTTGCGCTGCCCGTTCTTTTCGCGATTACCCTGCACGAAGCCGCCCACGCCTATGCCGCCCGCTATTTCGGCGACAACACGGCCTATGCGCAGGGCCGCATGACCCTCAATCCCCTGTCGCACGTCGACCTGTTCGGCACCATCATCATCCCGATTGCGCTGTATCTGACCTCGGGCTTCGTGTTCGGCTATGCCAAGCCGGTGCCGGTCCAGTTCGGCAACCTGCGCAATCCGAAGCGCGACATGGCCTGGGTGGCGCTGGCCGGTCCCCTGGCCAATTTCATCATGGCGCTGTTGTGGCTGATCCTGGCCGTCGTGCTGGTGGCGACCAACGTGGGCGAGGAATTCCCGCACAAGGTGGCGCAGGCCGGCATCGTGACGAATCTGCTGATCTTCGCCTTCAACCTGTTCCCGCTGCCCCCGCTCGACGGCGGCCGCGTGCTCACCAGCATGCTGCCGCACCGCCTCGCCTTCAAATTCGCGAAGCTCGAGCCCTATGGCTTCTTCATCCTGCTGGCGCTGCTGTACTTCAACGTGCTGTCCTTCTGGGTGCAGCCGGTGATGTGGCTCGGCGGCCAGGCCGTGAAGCTGATCGCTTCGCCCATCACCATGCTGCTGACCTGATGCACGCGCCGACCGACAAGCCGTCCACCTGGGTGCGCCGCTTCGCAGGGAGTGTGCCGGCCGGCGAGGTGCTCGACCTGGCCTGCGGCAGCGGCCGCCACGCGCGCCTGTTCGCGTCGCTGGGGCACCCGGTTATCGCGGTCGACCGCGACCCGCAGGCGCTGGCGGCCAGCGCCGGTCCCGGCATCGCGACGCTGCAGGTCGATCTGGAACAGGAGGGCGCGCAGTGGCCTTTCGAAGCCGGGCGTTTCGCCGGCATCGTCGTCACGAATTACCTGCACCGGCCTTTGATGGCGGACCTGGTGAACAGCCTCGCGCCGGGCGGCGTGCTGATCTATGAAACCTTCGCGCTCGGCAATGAGGCCTTCGGCAAGCCGTCGAATCCGGCCTTCCTGCTGCGTCCGGGCGAATTGCTCGCGCTGGCGCAGGAAAACGGCCTGGCGGTGCTGGCCTTCGAGGACGGCGTCGTCAACGAACCCAAGCCGGCGCGCGTTCAGAGACTCTGCGCGGCTGGGCTCGCCTTCCCGCAAACCGAGGTAAAGCTCGACCATTTAGTTGGTCGGGAATAACCATATTGGCGGACGATCCGCTACAATCAGATTTTTATTTTTCGGCACGTTCCACTGATTATGATTAAGGGCAGCATTGTAGCAATCGTCACGCCGATGTTCGAAGACGGCAGCCTCGACAAGGATGGCCTGCGCAAATTGATCGACTGGCACGTGGACGAAGGCACCGACGGCATCGTGATCGTCGGCACCACAGGCGAATCCGCCACCGTCACCCCGGAAGAGCACGTCGAACTGATCAAGCTGACCGTCGACCACGTCGGCGGCCGCATCCCCGTGATTGCCGGCAGCGGCGGCAACTCGACCGCGGAAGCGATTTCGCTGAC encodes:
- a CDS encoding site-2 protease family protein, with translation MDEIIRNIAVFALPVLFAITLHEAAHAYAARYFGDNTAYAQGRMTLNPLSHVDLFGTIIIPIALYLTSGFVFGYAKPVPVQFGNLRNPKRDMAWVALAGPLANFIMALLWLILAVVLVATNVGEEFPHKVAQAGIVTNLLIFAFNLFPLPPLDGGRVLTSMLPHRLAFKFAKLEPYGFFILLALLYFNVLSFWVQPVMWLGGQAVKLIASPITMLLT
- a CDS encoding L-threonylcarbamoyladenylate synthase, translating into MSQFFQIHPENPQKRLIAQAAQIIRSGGVVALPTDSAYALVCQLDDKAAVEKLRRVRGIDDKHHLTMLCRDLSEIAQYARVDNVQYRLLKATMPGPYTVILEATREVPRRLSHPSRKTIGLRVPENLITLALLEELGEPLIGTTLQLPGDEHMLSDPDEVRERLEKQIDLVIDGGAGTLEPTTIIDLTGSEPELVRQGRGDPAAFGL
- a CDS encoding class I SAM-dependent methyltransferase; this encodes MHAPTDKPSTWVRRFAGSVPAGEVLDLACGSGRHARLFASLGHPVIAVDRDPQALAASAGPGIATLQVDLEQEGAQWPFEAGRFAGIVVTNYLHRPLMADLVNSLAPGGVLIYETFALGNEAFGKPSNPAFLLRPGELLALAQENGLAVLAFEDGVVNEPKPARVQRLCAAGLAFPQTEVKLDHLVGRE
- the htpX gene encoding protease HtpX — protein: MKRIVLFLATNLAVVLVLTVVLNLLGVGRAVSAEGINVGALAVFSLVVGFTGSIISLLMSKPMAKWSTGARVIDQPANSTELWLVNTVRQLAERAGIGMPEVAVYEGEPNAFATGAFKNSALVAVSTGLLQGMNRDEVEAVLGHEVAHIANGDMVTLTLIQGVVNTFVVFLARVVGFFVDKVLLRGNDDRGPGIGYMVTVFVCEIVFGLVASIIVAWFSRQREFRADAGSANLLGSAVPMQNALARLGGLHPGALPSSMSASGISGGGGGWGALFSTHPPMEERIAALQALRQGGAR